The proteins below come from a single Paracoccus sp. SCSIO 75233 genomic window:
- a CDS encoding ABC transporter permease, which yields MNTVNNTESATQSPRKGPSLLNRFWTWEGSGVLIALVVLTTLLAFATDNFLSSYNVSVVMRQAAFVGLVALGQTLVLLVGGIDLSVGAAAGLSSIIGALALTQWGIHPYLIIPFTMAFGFLLGSINGVFVAWLRLNPFIVTLATWEIFAGLTLVITKGYPIRPLGDQFGVFGKGEIFGIPVPVITFFAVALILIWMLSQTRLGRNIFAVGGNRDAAVLAGIRARWVEFVAFGMAGMLSALAGILFASRMDAGQPSVGEGWLMGAITAAILGGTSLRGGQGSIIGTVLGALLLAVLANGTVLMNVSGFWQRVIVGCVVLVAILVDLLRRRA from the coding sequence ATGAACACTGTGAACAACACTGAATCGGCCACGCAATCCCCGCGCAAGGGGCCGTCCCTTCTGAACCGTTTCTGGACGTGGGAAGGCAGCGGGGTGCTGATCGCGCTCGTCGTGCTGACGACGCTGCTGGCCTTCGCGACGGATAACTTCCTGTCGTCCTACAATGTCTCCGTGGTGATGCGGCAGGCGGCGTTTGTCGGCCTCGTCGCACTCGGGCAGACGCTGGTGCTGCTGGTCGGGGGCATCGACCTGTCGGTCGGCGCGGCGGCAGGGCTGTCATCCATCATCGGCGCGCTTGCCCTGACGCAATGGGGCATTCACCCCTATCTTATCATTCCGTTCACGATGGCCTTCGGCTTCCTTCTCGGCTCGATCAACGGGGTGTTCGTGGCGTGGCTCAGGCTGAACCCGTTCATCGTGACGCTGGCAACCTGGGAGATTTTTGCCGGTCTGACGCTGGTGATAACCAAAGGCTACCCGATCCGGCCGCTCGGCGATCAGTTCGGGGTCTTCGGCAAGGGCGAGATCTTTGGCATCCCGGTGCCGGTCATCACCTTCTTCGCCGTCGCGCTGATCCTGATCTGGATGCTCAGCCAGACGCGGCTCGGCCGGAACATCTTCGCCGTGGGCGGCAACCGCGACGCCGCCGTGCTGGCCGGTATCCGCGCCCGCTGGGTGGAGTTCGTGGCCTTCGGCATGGCCGGGATGCTGTCGGCGCTGGCGGGTATCCTGTTCGCCAGCCGGATGGATGCGGGCCAGCCCTCGGTCGGGGAAGGCTGGCTGATGGGCGCGATCACGGCAGCCATTCTGGGCGGCACCTCGCTGCGCGGCGGACAGGGTTCGATCATCGGCACGGTGCTCGGCGCCTTGCTGCTGGCGGTGCTGGCAAACGGCACGGTTCTGATGAACGTCTCCGGCTTCTGGCAGCGCGTCATCGTCGGCTGTGTTGTCCTGGTTGCCATTCTGGTTGACCTTCTGCGCAGAAGGGCCTGA
- the plsY gene encoding glycerol-3-phosphate 1-O-acyltransferase PlsY: MSAIIWAVLGYLLGSVPFGIVITRALGLGDLRQIGSGNIGATNVLRTGHKGAALATLLLDSGKGAIAVLLARWLGGEGAAIAAGAAAFLGHCFPVWLGFRGGKGVATFLGTLLALYWPVGLAACATWAVMAAIFRISSLSALVAAGLSPVLALLMGRPGIAAAALFMAALIFWRHKANIARLVSGDEPKIGGKS, from the coding sequence ATGAGCGCGATCATCTGGGCGGTTCTGGGGTATCTGCTGGGCTCGGTGCCGTTCGGCATCGTCATCACGCGGGCCCTTGGTCTGGGCGATCTGCGCCAGATCGGTTCGGGCAATATCGGGGCGACGAATGTGCTGCGCACCGGGCATAAGGGCGCGGCACTTGCGACGCTGTTGCTGGACAGCGGCAAGGGCGCGATTGCGGTTCTGCTGGCCCGCTGGCTGGGCGGGGAGGGTGCCGCGATTGCCGCCGGTGCCGCGGCGTTCCTCGGGCATTGTTTCCCGGTCTGGCTGGGCTTCAGGGGCGGCAAGGGGGTGGCAACCTTCCTTGGCACGCTGCTGGCGCTTTACTGGCCGGTCGGCTTGGCCGCCTGTGCGACATGGGCGGTGATGGCCGCGATTTTCCGCATCAGCTCGCTCTCCGCGCTTGTCGCGGCGGGGCTGTCGCCGGTGCTGGCGCTGCTGATGGGGCGTCCCGGCATTGCGGCTGCCGCATTGTTCATGGCGGCGCTGATTTTCTGGCGGCACAAGGCGAATATCGCGCGTCTTGTCAGCGGAGACGAGCCGAAGATCGGCGGAAAGTCCTGA
- a CDS encoding thiamine pyrophosphate-dependent dehydrogenase E1 component subunit alpha encodes MADTATDTNVPYAIRNYSAEQLKDALSKMFLIRKFEEGAEDSYMRGLIHGTMHLSIGQEASAVGSCMSLTDEDKITSTHRGHGHCVAKGADLGKMFAEFFGKETGYCRGRGGSMHIADPSKGNLGANGIVGGGLPIAVGAALSAKRLGTGAVTICFFGDGANNEGAFHEALNMAAVWKLPVVFVCENNKYGMSTSTERSTAVKNIADRAVAYSMPGVTVDGNDFSAVTEAVDAAVARARAGEGPSLVENLTYRWRGHSKSDRNRYRTKEEISEWMERDPIVAMSKLLVDHNILTEAEVAAVEEDATKTIAEAIEFAAGGPDPKIGDVTRDVYTEEDAA; translated from the coding sequence ATGGCTGATACGGCGACAGATACCAATGTTCCCTACGCGATCCGCAATTACAGTGCGGAGCAGTTGAAAGACGCGCTCAGCAAGATGTTCCTGATCCGCAAATTCGAGGAAGGGGCGGAGGACAGCTATATGCGCGGCCTGATCCACGGCACGATGCACCTGTCCATCGGGCAGGAGGCGTCTGCCGTCGGCTCCTGCATGTCGCTGACCGATGAGGACAAGATCACCTCGACCCATCGGGGCCACGGTCATTGCGTGGCGAAAGGTGCCGATCTGGGCAAGATGTTCGCGGAGTTCTTCGGCAAGGAAACCGGGTATTGCCGGGGGCGCGGCGGCTCGATGCATATTGCGGACCCGAGCAAGGGCAATCTCGGCGCGAACGGGATCGTGGGCGGCGGGTTGCCGATTGCGGTCGGTGCGGCGCTGTCGGCCAAACGGCTGGGAACCGGCGCGGTCACGATCTGCTTCTTTGGCGACGGCGCGAATAATGAAGGCGCGTTTCACGAGGCGCTGAATATGGCGGCGGTCTGGAAGCTGCCGGTCGTGTTCGTGTGCGAGAACAACAAATACGGCATGTCGACCTCGACGGAGCGGTCCACGGCGGTGAAGAATATCGCCGATCGTGCGGTTGCCTATTCGATGCCGGGCGTGACGGTCGATGGCAATGATTTCTCAGCCGTGACCGAAGCCGTTGACGCCGCCGTGGCGCGTGCGCGGGCGGGCGAGGGGCCGAGCCTGGTGGAAAACCTGACCTATCGCTGGCGCGGTCATTCCAAGTCTGACCGCAACCGTTACCGCACCAAGGAAGAGATCAGCGAGTGGATGGAACGCGATCCGATTGTCGCCATGTCGAAACTGCTGGTCGACCACAACATCCTGACCGAGGCCGAGGTCGCCGCTGTCGAGGAAGACGCCACGAAGACCATTGCCGAGGCGATTGAGTTTGCCGCTGGCGGGCCGGACCCGAAAATCGGCGACGTGACGCGCGACGTTTACACCGAAGAGGACGCAGCATGA
- a CDS encoding acetoin dehydrogenase dihydrolipoyllysine-residue acetyltransferase subunit: MPTEVIMPKVDMDMASGKIAVWHIAPGESVQKGEPLFDIETDKAAMEVEAPDSGILHHPAPEGSEIPIGKPVAWLYAEGEEVGDPPQPFETIGDAPGAPAADTPPAAGEDRPEPQETADEPEPLAAVAVSGDKTRATPKARALARDGGMDVADIPGTGPRGRVQAEDVRNALKGGFAASTPVRFSPETGPLAVSRSKGGKGAPLVLIHGFASDATSWAPLEAQFRDRPIIRIDLPGHGKSPKLRIPNFVTLLKEVRRAVDDLQLDEMHLVGHSLGGAVCLALADTRPRNIASLTLIAPAGLGPDMNGAALGGICKASRAESLGPWLKSLVADDRIVTDSYVRLAMTARSDANLRAAQAAMSDALFPDGVQSFDLRAALDGVQMPTRLIWGRQDEIIPWKHALRAPGRVGLHLFDGVGHMPQLEAAEEVGKILRSQL, encoded by the coding sequence ATGCCCACAGAAGTCATTATGCCAAAGGTCGATATGGATATGGCCAGCGGCAAAATCGCCGTCTGGCATATCGCACCGGGCGAGTCCGTCCAGAAGGGCGAGCCGCTGTTCGACATTGAGACCGACAAGGCCGCGATGGAGGTCGAGGCACCCGATAGCGGCATCCTGCACCATCCCGCGCCGGAAGGATCGGAGATCCCAATCGGCAAACCCGTCGCCTGGCTTTATGCCGAGGGCGAGGAGGTGGGCGATCCGCCGCAGCCATTCGAGACGATTGGTGATGCGCCGGGCGCGCCCGCGGCCGACACGCCGCCTGCCGCCGGGGAAGACCGGCCCGAACCGCAGGAGACCGCAGACGAGCCGGAGCCTCTGGCAGCGGTCGCGGTTTCCGGCGACAAGACGCGCGCGACCCCGAAGGCGCGGGCGCTGGCGCGTGATGGCGGCATGGATGTCGCGGATATTCCCGGCACCGGCCCGCGCGGTCGCGTGCAGGCCGAGGATGTGCGCAATGCCCTGAAAGGCGGCTTTGCGGCCAGCACCCCGGTCCGCTTCTCGCCGGAGACCGGCCCGCTCGCCGTCAGCCGCTCCAAGGGTGGCAAGGGCGCGCCGCTGGTGCTGATCCACGGATTTGCCAGCGACGCGACCTCCTGGGCGCCGCTGGAGGCGCAGTTCCGCGACCGGCCGATCATCCGCATCGATCTGCCGGGTCATGGGAAGTCGCCCAAGCTGCGGATCCCGAATTTCGTCACCCTGCTGAAAGAGGTACGCCGTGCGGTCGACGATCTGCAACTCGACGAGATGCATCTTGTCGGGCACAGCCTTGGCGGCGCGGTCTGTCTGGCGCTTGCCGATACGCGGCCGCGCAATATCGCCTCGCTTACACTGATCGCGCCGGCTGGGCTTGGCCCGGATATGAACGGCGCGGCGCTTGGCGGGATTTGCAAGGCCAGCCGGGCAGAGAGCCTTGGCCCGTGGCTGAAATCGCTGGTCGCGGATGACCGGATCGTGACCGACAGCTATGTCCGCCTTGCCATGACCGCCCGCAGCGATGCCAATCTGCGCGCGGCGCAGGCGGCGATGTCGGATGCGTTGTTCCCCGACGGGGTCCAGTCCTTCGATCTTCGCGCGGCCCTTGACGGGGTGCAGATGCCGACCCGGCTGATCTGGGGGCGGCAGGATGAGATCATCCCGTGGAAACACGCTTTGCGGGCACCGGGACGCGTCGGGCTGCATCTGTTCGACGGGGTCGGGCATATGCCGCAGCTTGAGGCGGCGGAAGAGGTCGGAAAAATCCTCCGCTCGCAGCTGTAG
- a CDS encoding sugar-binding transcriptional regulator — MADVDIDEDLKTRIAWLYYMEGMTQDEVAQSVGLTRARVLRILANARNDGSVQIRVTTKLSACVELERRLERLGGLERAIVVPTPSGGADINPIIGKELARYLNTAVGADMSIGLGWGSTLTSGVPTIEQRSPNGLKVISLLGGLTRVSQVNPSEFAWRVADKLSAECFLMAGPVFAPDSATRDALLAHSGIVELLARARSLDIAILSVGDLTPHSIFVQYGLLTPDEIISLERAGAVGDVLCRFVNAEGEIVDHPVNDRVFAAHPHDLRKSRKLVLASGGWHKYTIIRAAMKMMNPAVLVTDEDVARRLCDDLENG, encoded by the coding sequence GTGGCTGACGTCGATATTGATGAGGATCTGAAGACCCGGATTGCATGGCTCTACTATATGGAGGGCATGACACAGGACGAGGTCGCTCAGTCGGTCGGCCTGACCCGCGCCCGGGTTCTGCGCATATTGGCCAACGCCCGCAACGACGGCTCCGTCCAGATCAGGGTGACCACGAAGCTGTCGGCCTGCGTGGAGCTGGAGCGGCGGCTGGAACGTCTCGGCGGGCTGGAACGCGCCATCGTGGTGCCGACACCCAGCGGCGGGGCAGACATCAATCCGATCATCGGCAAGGAGCTGGCGCGCTATCTCAACACCGCTGTCGGCGCCGATATGTCCATCGGTCTCGGCTGGGGATCGACCCTGACAAGCGGCGTTCCGACCATCGAGCAGCGCTCGCCCAACGGGCTGAAAGTGATCTCGCTGCTTGGCGGGCTGACGCGGGTCTCGCAGGTCAACCCGTCCGAATTCGCCTGGCGCGTCGCAGATAAGCTGTCGGCAGAATGCTTCCTGATGGCCGGCCCCGTATTCGCCCCGGATTCCGCCACGCGCGACGCGCTTCTGGCCCATAGCGGCATTGTCGAGCTGCTGGCGCGGGCGCGGTCGCTCGACATCGCCATCCTGTCCGTCGGTGACCTGACCCCGCATTCGATCTTCGTTCAGTACGGGCTGCTGACCCCGGACGAGATCATATCGCTGGAGCGTGCGGGCGCGGTCGGCGATGTGCTGTGCCGTTTCGTGAACGCGGAAGGGGAAATCGTAGATCACCCGGTGAATGACCGGGTGTTTGCCGCGCATCCGCATGATCTGCGGAAATCGCGCAAGCTGGTTCTGGCCTCGGGCGGGTGGCACAAATACACCATCATCCGCGCCGCGATGAAGATGATGAACCCCGCCGTTCTGGTCACCGATGAGGACGTGGCGCGGCGGCTTTGCGACGATCTGGAAAACGGCTGA
- a CDS encoding dienelactone hydrolase family protein, with the protein MKLTISVALISMAGSAFAGEAVDYTSGDRTFEGYVAKADNPKGSVILIHDWDGLTDYEKQRADMLAEQGYNAFAVDLYGKGVRPGSMEENRAETEKLYSDRETMRALMTVSLEAAAGQDVTAPVVAGYCFGGAVALEVARMAPEGVAGYATFHGGLETPDGQDYSAATAPIRIYHGGADTGPDMATFAAFVTELEEAGTPYKAEVYAGAPHAFTVFGSDRYREDADQRSWSDFLVFLGEVNPGP; encoded by the coding sequence ATGAAACTCACGATATCTGTTGCACTGATTTCGATGGCCGGTTCCGCTTTCGCAGGCGAGGCGGTCGATTACACATCCGGCGACCGTACATTCGAGGGCTATGTCGCCAAGGCGGACAACCCCAAAGGCTCCGTCATCCTGATCCATGACTGGGACGGGCTGACCGATTACGAGAAACAACGCGCCGATATGCTGGCCGAGCAGGGCTATAACGCCTTTGCCGTGGATCTGTACGGCAAGGGGGTGCGCCCCGGCTCGATGGAGGAGAACCGGGCCGAGACGGAAAAGCTCTATAGCGACCGCGAGACGATGCGGGCGCTGATGACCGTAAGCCTTGAGGCGGCAGCGGGGCAGGACGTGACCGCGCCGGTCGTGGCAGGCTATTGCTTCGGCGGGGCCGTGGCGCTTGAAGTGGCGCGGATGGCACCGGAGGGCGTGGCGGGCTATGCGACCTTCCACGGCGGGCTGGAAACGCCGGACGGGCAGGATTATTCCGCCGCGACAGCCCCGATCCGCATCTATCACGGCGGCGCGGATACCGGGCCGGACATGGCGACCTTCGCCGCCTTCGTGACGGAACTGGAAGAAGCCGGCACCCCCTACAAGGCGGAGGTCTATGCCGGTGCGCCCCACGCCTTCACCGTCTTCGGTTCCGACCGCTACCGCGAGGACGCGGATCAGCGAAGCTGGTCGGATTTTCTGGTGTTTCTGGGTGAGGTCAATCCGGGGCCGTGA
- a CDS encoding aspartate carbamoyltransferase catalytic subunit — translation MADAQHPRAGKAESYGGWQGILDDGERILWQGQPDRRVRFEPGDLSKAFPGLFFVCFSLFWMYQAAQASIAFSLFGLFFLFIGIRQLLKPAIMPAYIRSRSWYTLTDRRAIVATDIPVRGRRLVSYPIDSTTPIELVAGDPPSIRFGGSDDAAFTFIPEAEKVLALIRGIQRGELPEQEDWNP, via the coding sequence ATGGCTGATGCGCAGCACCCCCGTGCCGGGAAGGCCGAGAGCTATGGCGGCTGGCAGGGCATTCTGGACGATGGCGAGCGGATCCTGTGGCAGGGCCAGCCGGATCGCCGCGTGAGGTTCGAGCCGGGCGATCTGTCGAAGGCGTTTCCGGGGCTGTTCTTCGTCTGCTTCTCGCTGTTCTGGATGTATCAGGCTGCGCAGGCGAGCATTGCGTTTTCGCTGTTCGGCCTGTTCTTTCTGTTCATCGGCATTCGCCAGCTTCTCAAACCGGCGATCATGCCCGCCTATATCCGCTCGCGCAGCTGGTACACGCTGACCGACCGGCGGGCGATTGTCGCGACCGATATTCCGGTCAGGGGGCGGCGGCTGGTCAGCTATCCCATCGACAGCACCACGCCGATTGAACTGGTGGCCGGCGATCCGCCCTCGATCCGCTTCGGTGGCAGCGACGACGCTGCGTTCACCTTCATCCCCGAGGCCGAGAAAGTGCTGGCGCTGATCCGCGGCATTCAACGCGGCGAACTGCCCGAACAGGAGGACTGGAACCCATGA
- the pyrC gene encoding dihydroorotase → MMLHFEGARLIDPETGSDAPGSLTVADGVITARDAAAPEGAKVIDCKGKCLAPGIVDWGVKIGEPGERHKESYASAGRAAAAGGVTTMIVRPDTLPPVDSPESLDFVIKRAADAPVRVRHMAALTKGRAGAEMVEMTFLHDAGAVAFTDGVRVVSDTRLMTRCLTYARGLGALIVGHPQEPALSKGAAATKGKFASLYGIPDVSPMAEVIGLQRDLALVEMTGARYHADQITTAGALPALGRARAAGLDVTAGISIHHLTLNEFDVGDYRTFFRFTPPLRSEDDRLAMVQAVADGEIDVIASFHTPQDEESKRLPFAEAAPGAVGLQTLLPAAMRLYHQGGLDLPLLFRAMSLNPSKRLGLETGRIARGAPADLVLFDPDAPFIMDRFKLESKSKNTPYDEARMQGRVIGTWIGGERVFG, encoded by the coding sequence ATGATGCTGCATTTCGAGGGCGCGCGTCTGATCGACCCGGAAACCGGCAGCGATGCGCCGGGCAGTCTGACGGTCGCGGATGGTGTGATCACGGCCCGCGATGCCGCCGCGCCCGAGGGGGCAAAGGTGATCGACTGCAAGGGCAAATGTCTGGCCCCCGGCATCGTCGATTGGGGCGTGAAGATCGGCGAACCGGGGGAGCGGCACAAGGAATCCTATGCCAGCGCCGGTCGCGCGGCGGCTGCGGGCGGGGTGACCACGATGATCGTGCGGCCCGATACGCTGCCGCCAGTCGACAGCCCCGAAAGCCTCGATTTCGTCATCAAGCGGGCGGCGGACGCGCCGGTCCGGGTTCGCCACATGGCGGCGCTGACCAAGGGGCGCGCCGGGGCGGAGATGGTCGAGATGACATTTCTGCATGACGCAGGCGCGGTCGCCTTTACCGACGGGGTGCGGGTGGTGTCCGACACGCGGCTGATGACCCGCTGCCTGACCTATGCGCGGGGGCTTGGTGCGCTGATCGTCGGCCATCCGCAGGAGCCGGCGCTGTCGAAGGGGGCGGCGGCGACGAAGGGGAAATTCGCCTCGCTTTACGGGATCCCGGACGTCTCGCCCATGGCGGAGGTGATCGGGCTTCAGCGCGATCTGGCCTTGGTGGAGATGACCGGGGCACGTTATCACGCCGATCAGATCACCACGGCGGGCGCGCTTCCTGCGCTTGGCCGGGCGCGGGCTGCGGGGCTGGATGTGACGGCGGGGATCTCCATCCACCATCTGACGCTGAACGAGTTTGATGTGGGTGATTACCGCACCTTCTTCCGCTTCACCCCGCCCCTGCGGTCGGAGGATGACCGGCTGGCGATGGTGCAGGCCGTCGCGGACGGGGAGATCGACGTCATCGCCTCCTTCCACACCCCGCAGGACGAGGAATCCAAGCGCCTGCCCTTTGCCGAGGCCGCGCCGGGGGCGGTCGGGTTGCAGACGCTGCTGCCTGCGGCGATGCGGCTTTATCATCAGGGCGGGCTGGATCTGCCACTGCTGTTCCGCGCCATGTCGCTGAACCCGTCCAAACGTCTTGGGCTGGAGACGGGGCGGATCGCCAGGGGCGCGCCTGCCGATCTGGTGCTGTTCGATCCGGATGCGCCGTTCATCATGGACCGCTTCAAGCTGGAGTCGAAATCCAAGAACACGCCTTATGACGAGGCGCGGATGCAGGGCCGTGTCATCGGGACATGGATCGGCGGCGAGAGGGTTTTCGGATGA
- a CDS encoding alpha-ketoacid dehydrogenase subunit beta: protein MNAQTKTEPRELSYAEAIREAMDIALERDDRVILMGEDIGVYGGAFQVTGDLVHKYGTDRVMDTPISELGGAGVAVGAALTGLRPIFEFQFSDFAALAMEQIVNQAAKVRYMLGGAVSVPLVMRFPAGSGTGAAAQHSQSIEAWLGHVPGLKVIQPSTPEDMKGMLLAALEDPDPVMIFEHKILYKMKGPVPEGYYTTPIGKAAIRREGKDVTVVASSLMVHKAMSAAEELAKNGVEVEVIDLRTVRPLDRDTVLESVRKTGKLLCVYEGVKTLGVGAEISAMVAESDAFDFLDAPILRLGGAECPIPYNPELEKAAVPQIPDIVDGLRKLTEGRV from the coding sequence ATGAACGCCCAGACCAAGACCGAACCGCGCGAGCTGTCCTATGCCGAGGCGATCCGCGAGGCGATGGATATCGCGCTTGAGCGCGATGACCGCGTGATCCTGATGGGCGAGGATATCGGCGTCTATGGCGGCGCCTTTCAGGTGACCGGCGATCTGGTGCATAAATACGGCACCGACCGGGTGATGGATACGCCGATCTCCGAACTCGGGGGGGCCGGGGTTGCCGTCGGGGCCGCGCTGACCGGATTGCGCCCGATCTTTGAATTTCAGTTCTCCGATTTCGCCGCGCTGGCGATGGAGCAGATCGTCAATCAGGCCGCGAAGGTCCGCTATATGCTGGGCGGTGCGGTTTCCGTCCCGCTGGTGATGCGCTTCCCCGCCGGTTCCGGCACGGGGGCAGCGGCGCAGCATTCGCAGAGCATCGAGGCATGGCTGGGTCATGTGCCGGGGCTGAAGGTCATCCAGCCCTCCACGCCCGAGGATATGAAGGGCATGTTGCTGGCGGCGCTTGAAGATCCCGATCCGGTGATGATCTTTGAACACAAGATCCTGTACAAGATGAAAGGCCCGGTGCCGGAGGGGTATTATACCACCCCGATCGGCAAGGCGGCGATCCGGCGCGAGGGCAAGGATGTGACCGTGGTGGCCTCCTCGCTGATGGTGCACAAGGCGATGAGCGCGGCAGAGGAACTGGCGAAGAACGGCGTCGAGGTTGAGGTGATCGACCTGCGCACCGTCCGTCCGCTGGACCGTGACACGGTGCTGGAGTCGGTGCGCAAGACCGGCAAGCTGCTCTGCGTCTATGAGGGCGTCAAGACGCTCGGCGTCGGCGCGGAGATCTCGGCCATGGTGGCGGAAAGCGATGCGTTCGATTTCCTCGACGCGCCGATCCTGCGGCTTGGCGGGGCGGAATGCCCGATCCCCTATAACCCGGAACTGGAAAAGGCCGCGGTGCCGCAGATCCCCGATATTGTCGACGGGCTGCGCAAACTGACCGAAGGGCGCGTCTGA
- a CDS encoding NAD(P)H-dependent oxidoreductase: protein MSSNIALTGLAKDLAARAETGKPVRIGLIGSGEMGTDIVTRAAMMDGVDVAAISEINVPNAHKAVSIAHQEDGHSKDAKSADELNAAIESGKTAITDNAEALFESGLIDVVIDATGVPAVGAELGLKAMERGKHLVMMNVEADVTIGSYLRREAERLGVVYSLGAGDEPSSCMELIEFVSAMGHKIVCAGKGKNNPLNIDATPDAYAAEAKARHMNPRLLVEFVDGSKTAVEMSAIGNATGLIPDCDGMHGPAAGPKELAKVLIPKKDGGILNDIGRVDYSIGKGVSPGVFVIAEAEHPRIHERMADLKMGDGPYYEFIRPYHLTSLEVPLTCARAVLYGKADMVPLDKPVAEVCAVAKRDLAVGDTLDQIGEYTYRAWAMEVSRAQDAQAIPAGMLTGATVTAPIKKGELITTHNTKLPASRIVELRRRQDEMLYGKDLLNG from the coding sequence ATGTCGTCCAATATTGCACTGACCGGATTGGCCAAGGATCTGGCCGCCCGCGCTGAAACCGGAAAACCTGTACGGATCGGTCTGATCGGATCGGGGGAAATGGGAACCGATATCGTCACCCGTGCCGCGATGATGGACGGCGTCGATGTGGCTGCGATTTCCGAAATCAACGTGCCGAACGCGCATAAGGCCGTGAGCATCGCCCATCAGGAGGATGGCCACAGCAAAGACGCGAAAAGCGCTGATGAGCTGAATGCGGCGATTGAAAGTGGCAAGACCGCGATCACCGATAATGCCGAAGCCCTGTTCGAATCCGGTCTGATCGACGTGGTGATCGACGCGACCGGGGTTCCGGCGGTCGGTGCGGAGCTGGGCCTGAAGGCTATGGAGCGCGGCAAGCATCTGGTCATGATGAATGTCGAGGCCGACGTCACCATCGGTTCATATCTGCGGCGCGAGGCGGAGCGGCTGGGCGTGGTCTACAGCCTTGGTGCCGGGGATGAGCCGTCATCCTGCATGGAACTGATCGAGTTCGTCTCGGCCATGGGTCACAAGATCGTCTGCGCCGGCAAGGGCAAGAACAACCCGCTGAATATCGACGCTACGCCGGATGCCTATGCGGCGGAGGCGAAGGCGCGTCACATGAACCCGCGCCTGCTGGTGGAGTTCGTCGACGGATCGAAAACCGCCGTTGAGATGTCGGCCATCGGCAACGCGACCGGGCTGATCCCGGATTGCGACGGCATGCACGGCCCCGCCGCTGGCCCGAAGGAGCTGGCGAAGGTGCTGATCCCGAAAAAGGATGGCGGCATTCTGAACGATATCGGCCGCGTCGATTACTCCATCGGCAAGGGCGTCTCGCCGGGGGTTTTCGTGATCGCCGAGGCGGAACATCCCCGCATCCATGAGCGTATGGCGGATCTGAAAATGGGTGACGGGCCGTATTACGAATTCATCCGCCCCTATCACCTGACCTCGCTGGAGGTGCCGCTGACCTGCGCCCGTGCCGTGCTCTATGGCAAGGCCGACATGGTCCCGCTGGACAAGCCGGTCGCAGAGGTCTGCGCCGTGGCGAAGCGGGATCTGGCGGTTGGCGATACGCTGGACCAGATCGGGGAATACACCTACCGCGCCTGGGCGATGGAGGTGTCGCGCGCGCAGGATGCACAGGCGATTCCGGCTGGCATGCTGACCGGCGCGACGGTGACGGCGCCGATCAAAAAGGGTGAGCTGATCACCACGCATAACACCAAGCTGCCCGCCAGCCGCATTGTCGAGCTGCGCCGGCGTCAGGATGAAATGCTTTACGGGAAAGACCTGCTCAATGGCTGA